From one Mycobacterium colombiense CECT 3035 genomic stretch:
- a CDS encoding DEAD/DEAH box helicase, with amino-acid sequence MSVPLSSIHAQPDSVPGDTSGTGVLRGWQRRALVKYLAAQPRDFLAVATPGSGKTTFALRVAAELLGQRAVEHITVVVPTEHLKVQWAQAAQRYGLALDPKFSNSNARIAPEYHGVMVTYAQVAAHPTLHRVRTEQRKTLVVFDEIHHGGDAKTWGDAIREAFGDATRRLALTGTPFRSDDSPIPFVTYEAGPDGIRRSQADHTYGYTDALADGVVRPVVFLAYSGEARWRDSAGEEHAARLGEPLSAEQTARAWRTALDPAGEWMPAVITAADLRLRQLRTHIPDAGGMIIASDQTAARAYAVLLTKLTGEAPTLVLSDDPGSSARISDFAASTSRWLVAVRMVSEGVDVPRLSVGIYATSASTPLFFAQAIGRFVRSRRPGEIASIFVPSVPNLLQLASELEAQRNHVLGEPHRVSEGDPLENDPATKAQDEKSDLDKGFTSLGADAELDQLIFDGSSFGTAAAAGSDEEADYLGIPGLLDADQMRALLHQRQEEQLQKRAQQAGSGPGVEAPSATVHGQLRELRRELNTLVSIAHHRTGKPHGWIHNELRRRCGGPPIAAASREQLRARIDAVRQLNAER; translated from the coding sequence GTGTCGGTGCCGCTCAGCAGCATCCACGCGCAGCCCGACAGCGTTCCCGGCGACACCAGCGGCACCGGCGTGCTGCGCGGCTGGCAGCGCAGGGCGCTGGTCAAGTACCTCGCCGCCCAGCCGCGCGATTTCCTGGCGGTGGCCACGCCGGGCTCGGGGAAAACGACCTTCGCCCTGCGGGTGGCGGCCGAACTGCTCGGCCAGCGGGCCGTCGAGCACATCACCGTCGTGGTGCCCACCGAGCACCTGAAGGTGCAGTGGGCGCAGGCCGCGCAGCGCTACGGCCTGGCCCTGGACCCGAAGTTCTCCAACAGCAATGCGCGGATCGCTCCGGAGTATCACGGCGTGATGGTCACCTACGCCCAGGTCGCCGCGCATCCGACGTTGCACCGGGTGCGCACCGAACAGCGCAAGACGCTGGTCGTCTTCGACGAAATCCACCACGGCGGCGACGCCAAGACGTGGGGCGACGCGATCCGCGAGGCGTTCGGCGACGCCACCCGCCGGCTGGCCCTGACGGGGACGCCCTTTCGCAGCGACGACAGCCCCATCCCGTTCGTGACCTACGAGGCGGGTCCCGACGGGATACGGCGGTCGCAGGCCGATCACACCTACGGCTACACCGACGCGCTCGCCGACGGCGTGGTCCGGCCGGTCGTCTTCCTCGCCTACTCCGGGGAGGCCCGGTGGCGTGACAGCGCCGGCGAGGAGCACGCCGCGCGGCTCGGCGAGCCGCTTTCCGCCGAGCAGACCGCGCGCGCGTGGCGCACGGCGCTCGACCCGGCCGGTGAATGGATGCCCGCGGTGATCACCGCCGCGGATCTGCGGCTGCGCCAGCTGCGCACCCACATCCCCGACGCCGGCGGCATGATCATCGCGTCGGACCAGACCGCCGCCCGCGCCTACGCCGTCCTGCTGACCAAGCTGACCGGCGAGGCGCCGACGCTGGTGCTCTCCGACGACCCCGGCTCCTCGGCGCGCATCAGCGACTTCGCCGCGAGCACCAGCCGCTGGCTGGTGGCGGTGCGCATGGTCTCCGAAGGCGTCGACGTGCCGCGGCTGTCGGTGGGGATCTACGCCACCAGCGCCTCGACGCCGCTGTTCTTCGCCCAGGCGATCGGCCGGTTCGTGCGGTCGCGGCGCCCGGGCGAGATCGCGAGCATCTTCGTGCCGTCGGTGCCGAACCTGCTGCAGCTGGCCAGCGAGCTGGAGGCCCAGCGCAACCACGTGCTCGGCGAGCCGCATCGCGTGTCCGAGGGCGACCCGCTCGAGAACGATCCCGCCACCAAGGCCCAGGACGAGAAGAGCGACCTGGACAAGGGGTTCACGTCGCTGGGCGCCGACGCGGAACTCGATCAGCTCATCTTCGACGGCTCATCGTTCGGCACCGCCGCCGCGGCAGGCAGCGACGAGGAGGCCGACTACCTCGGCATCCCGGGCCTGCTCGACGCCGACCAGATGCGCGCGCTGCTGCACCAGCGCCAGGAAGAACAGCTGCAGAAGCGGGCCCAACAAGCCGGGTCGGGGCCGGGCGTCGAGGCCCCGTCGGCCACCGTGCACGGCCAGCTGCGGGAGCTCCGCCGCGAGCTGAACACCCTGGTGTCGATCGCCCATCACCGCACCGGCAAGCCGCACGGGTGGATCCACAACGAACTGCGGCGCCGCTGCGGTGGGCCCCCGATCGCCGCGGCCAGCCGCGAACAGCTGCGCGCACGCATCGACGCCGTGCGCCAGCTCAACGCCGAGCGCTAG
- the glnB gene encoding nitrogen regulatory protein P-II, giving the protein MKLITAIVKPFTLDDVKTSLEDAGVLGMTVSEIQGYGRQKGHTEVYRGAEYSVDFVPKVRIEVVVDDSIVDKVVDSIVRAARTGKIGDGKVWVSPVETIVRVRTGERGTDAL; this is encoded by the coding sequence ATGAAGCTGATCACCGCGATCGTAAAGCCGTTCACGCTCGATGACGTGAAGACCAGCCTCGAGGACGCAGGCGTCCTGGGGATGACGGTCAGCGAAATCCAGGGCTACGGCCGGCAGAAGGGCCACACCGAGGTCTACCGCGGCGCCGAATACTCGGTCGACTTCGTGCCCAAGGTGCGCATCGAGGTCGTCGTCGACGACTCCATCGTCGACAAGGTCGTGGACAGCATCGTCCGGGCCGCGCGCACCGGCAAGATCGGTGACGGCAAAGTGTGGGTGAGCCCCGTGGAAACCATTGTGCGGGTGCGCACCGGCGAGCGTGGAACCGATGCGCTATGA
- a CDS encoding alpha/beta hydrolase translates to MLEVIDKGSCSEAHPVPLLFVHGGWHGAWCWEHFLDFFADAGYRAVAMSLRGHGASPTAKPLPKVSIADYIDDVRSVADDLGGAPVLVGHSLGGFVIQRYLEDRSTPAAVLVGSVPPQGVLTLALRVWRRRPSMTIESWSDPTLLRFLATPALAREYLFCADTPEAVVESCRQRAGAESVRAAMTDPIVRRVRTKRVRTPILVLGAEYDGFVSVREVRNTARAYKTEPEFFSMGHNMMLEPGWADVAGRIDEWLQTRETVSPTR, encoded by the coding sequence ATGCTCGAGGTGATCGACAAGGGGTCCTGCAGCGAAGCGCATCCCGTGCCGCTGCTCTTCGTGCACGGCGGCTGGCACGGCGCGTGGTGCTGGGAACACTTCCTGGACTTCTTCGCCGATGCCGGCTACCGCGCGGTCGCGATGAGCCTGCGCGGGCACGGCGCCAGCCCCACGGCCAAGCCACTGCCGAAGGTGTCCATCGCCGACTACATCGACGACGTCCGTTCGGTGGCCGACGACCTGGGCGGCGCGCCGGTGCTGGTCGGCCATTCCCTGGGCGGCTTCGTGATCCAGCGCTACCTCGAAGATCGCAGCACCCCGGCCGCGGTGCTGGTGGGCTCGGTGCCGCCGCAGGGCGTGCTCACCCTGGCGTTGCGGGTGTGGCGCCGCCGGCCGTCGATGACGATCGAATCGTGGAGCGATCCCACGCTGCTCAGATTCCTCGCCACCCCGGCGCTGGCCCGCGAGTACCTGTTCTGCGCCGACACGCCCGAGGCCGTCGTCGAATCCTGCCGGCAGCGCGCCGGGGCCGAGAGCGTTCGCGCCGCCATGACCGACCCGATCGTCCGCCGCGTCCGCACCAAGCGGGTGAGGACGCCGATCCTCGTCCTGGGCGCCGAGTACGACGGCTTCGTCAGCGTCCGCGAGGTGCGCAACACCGCGCGCGCCTACAAGACCGAGCCGGAATTCTTTTCCATGGGCCACAACATGATGCTGGAACCGGGCTGGGCCGACGTTGCCGGACGCATCGACGAATGGCTGCAGACCCGCGAAACGGTGAGCCCGACACGATAG
- a CDS encoding serine/threonine-protein kinase, translated as MSLPSGASFAGYIVSRGLGSGVRGEVYLVQDPQSMRRQALKVLSGELSADPDFKARFREETPIVVNLHYPHIVEVHERGQFDGRLYVAMEYIEGTSAAQLMTDRFPAVSPADEVLTMVTAVAGALDYGHLRGLTHRDVKPANILLTDRAGGKQRILLTDFGIARQLAHAAVDATHVSVAYAAPEQLSGGDVDGRADQYALAATAFHLLTGTPPVAHADPAAALRRHRDGKLPRLSDQRPELAHLDSVFAKALAERPEDRFETCHDFAQAASELAGLSTGVRPEPEADPESDDDETDTAAVPEGVAATTPEPDVPRKRGPRKLLVGAAVVALVAGALVAGIAIGRHTGTTPKRVAAAAPTTPAPRPAPLDGSYRIEAQRTKQTYNYVADPQPPDVSTWWAFRSSCTQKGCSAAAMQLDDNDHVQAMSPGGGSLFMQFADGEWQSAPVDLDFPCVGPDGSQSAQSTTMVLALRPQPNGEFVGEEVVTVRTDECGQRSAVIRVPTVARRTGEVPPAVAVPEPGSGPQSPELHPPSAAPTAAPFRPQN; from the coding sequence ATGTCGTTGCCCAGCGGCGCGAGCTTTGCCGGCTACATCGTGTCGCGAGGGCTGGGTTCAGGAGTGCGGGGTGAGGTCTACCTCGTCCAGGATCCCCAGTCGATGCGCCGGCAGGCGTTGAAGGTGCTGTCCGGCGAACTGTCGGCGGACCCCGATTTCAAGGCGCGGTTCCGGGAGGAAACCCCGATCGTCGTCAACCTGCACTACCCCCACATCGTCGAGGTGCACGAGCGCGGCCAGTTCGACGGGCGGCTCTACGTCGCGATGGAATACATCGAAGGCACCAGCGCCGCCCAGCTCATGACCGACCGGTTCCCGGCCGTGTCGCCGGCCGACGAGGTGCTGACCATGGTCACCGCCGTCGCCGGCGCCCTCGACTACGGCCACCTGCGCGGGCTGACGCACCGCGACGTGAAACCGGCCAACATCCTGCTGACCGATCGTGCCGGCGGAAAACAACGAATCCTGTTGACCGATTTCGGCATAGCCCGCCAACTCGCCCATGCAGCTGTCGACGCGACACATGTCAGTGTTGCTTACGCGGCACCGGAACAGTTGAGTGGCGGCGACGTCGACGGGCGTGCCGACCAGTACGCGTTGGCGGCCACCGCATTTCACCTGCTGACCGGCACGCCGCCGGTTGCGCATGCCGACCCCGCGGCCGCGCTGCGCCGGCACCGCGACGGCAAGCTGCCGCGGCTCAGCGACCAGCGTCCCGAGCTGGCGCACCTGGACAGCGTCTTCGCCAAGGCGCTCGCCGAACGACCCGAGGACCGATTCGAAACCTGCCACGACTTTGCCCAGGCGGCAAGCGAACTGGCGGGCCTGTCGACGGGTGTACGCCCCGAACCCGAAGCCGACCCTGAGTCGGACGACGACGAAACGGACACGGCGGCAGTGCCGGAGGGCGTCGCGGCCACGACGCCTGAACCGGACGTGCCCCGCAAGCGCGGGCCGCGAAAGCTCTTGGTGGGTGCCGCGGTGGTGGCACTCGTCGCGGGGGCGCTGGTTGCGGGCATCGCCATCGGGCGCCACACCGGCACCACGCCCAAGCGGGTCGCCGCTGCGGCGCCGACCACACCGGCGCCCCGGCCCGCCCCACTCGACGGCAGCTACCGCATCGAGGCCCAGCGCACCAAGCAGACCTACAACTACGTCGCCGATCCGCAGCCGCCGGACGTCAGTACGTGGTGGGCGTTCCGGTCGTCGTGCACACAGAAGGGCTGCTCGGCCGCCGCGATGCAGCTCGACGACAACGACCACGTCCAGGCAATGTCACCGGGCGGGGGATCCCTCTTCATGCAATTCGCGGACGGCGAGTGGCAGTCCGCGCCGGTGGACCTCGACTTCCCGTGCGTGGGTCCGGACGGATCGCAGTCCGCCCAGAGCACGACGATGGTGCTGGCGTTGCGACCGCAGCCCAACGGGGAGTTCGTCGGCGAGGAGGTCGTCACCGTGCGAACGGATGAGTGCGGCCAGCGGTCGGCCGTGATCAGGGTGCCCACGGTGGCGCGCCGGACGGGCGAGGTGCCGCCGGCCGTGGCCGTGCCGGAGCCCGGCTCGGGCCCGCAGAGCCCGGAGCTGCACCCGCCGAGCGCCGCGCCGACGGCGGCGCCGTTTCGGCCTCAGAACTGA
- the ffh gene encoding signal recognition particle protein: MFESLSDRLTGALAGLRGKGRLTDADIEATTREIRLALLEADVSLPVVRAFVTRIKDRAKGAEVSGALNPAQQVVKIVNEELIGILGGETRQLAFAKAPPTVIMLAGLQGSGKTSLAGKLASWLRGQGHTPLLVACDLQRPAAVNQLQVVGERAGVPVFAPHPGESPGSGPGDPVAVAAAGLAEARAKHFDVVIVDTAGRLGIDDELMSQAAAIREAINPDEVLFVLDAMIGQDAVTTAEAFREGVGFTGVVLTKLDGDARGGAALSVREVTGVPILFASTGEKLEDFDVFHPDRMSSRILGMGDVLSLIEQAEQVFDAEQAEAAAVKIGSGELTLEDFLEQMLAIRKMGPIGNLLGMLPGAGQMKDALAQVDDSQLDRLQAIIRGMTPAERADPKIINASRRLRIANGSGVTVSEVNQLVDRFFEARKMMSSMLGGMGIPGIGRKSATRKSKGAKGKAGKKGKKAGRGPTPPKARNPLMQGMPAGFPDLSQMPEGLNELPPGLADFDLSKLKFPGKN; this comes from the coding sequence GTGTTTGAATCGCTGTCCGACCGTTTGACCGGTGCCCTTGCCGGGCTGCGCGGCAAGGGTCGATTGACCGACGCCGATATCGAGGCCACCACCCGCGAGATCCGGCTGGCGCTGCTGGAAGCCGACGTGTCGCTGCCCGTGGTGCGCGCCTTCGTCACCCGGATCAAGGACCGCGCCAAGGGCGCCGAGGTGTCCGGCGCGCTCAATCCGGCGCAGCAGGTCGTCAAGATCGTCAACGAAGAACTCATCGGCATCCTGGGCGGCGAGACCCGCCAGCTGGCGTTCGCCAAGGCGCCGCCGACCGTGATCATGCTCGCGGGTCTGCAGGGTTCCGGTAAGACGTCGCTGGCCGGCAAGCTGGCCTCCTGGCTGCGCGGCCAGGGCCACACCCCGCTGCTGGTGGCGTGCGACCTGCAGCGCCCGGCCGCGGTGAACCAGCTGCAGGTCGTCGGTGAGCGCGCCGGCGTGCCGGTGTTCGCGCCGCATCCCGGCGAGTCGCCCGGATCCGGCCCCGGCGATCCGGTCGCGGTCGCGGCCGCCGGACTCGCCGAGGCCCGGGCCAAGCACTTCGACGTCGTCATCGTCGACACCGCCGGCCGGCTGGGCATCGACGACGAGCTGATGTCGCAGGCCGCGGCGATCCGCGAGGCGATCAATCCCGACGAAGTCCTGTTCGTGCTCGACGCGATGATCGGTCAGGACGCCGTCACCACCGCGGAGGCGTTCCGCGAGGGCGTCGGCTTCACCGGCGTGGTGCTGACCAAGCTGGACGGTGACGCCCGCGGTGGCGCGGCGCTCTCGGTTCGCGAGGTGACCGGCGTCCCAATCCTTTTCGCCTCCACCGGCGAGAAGCTGGAGGACTTCGACGTCTTCCACCCCGACCGGATGTCCAGCCGCATCCTGGGCATGGGCGACGTGCTGAGCCTGATCGAGCAGGCCGAGCAGGTCTTCGACGCCGAGCAGGCCGAGGCCGCCGCGGTCAAGATCGGCAGCGGCGAGCTCACGCTCGAGGACTTCCTGGAGCAGATGCTGGCCATCCGCAAGATGGGCCCGATCGGCAACCTGCTGGGCATGCTGCCCGGCGCCGGGCAGATGAAGGACGCGCTGGCCCAGGTCGACGACAGCCAGCTCGACCGCCTGCAGGCCATCATCCGCGGCATGACCCCCGCCGAGCGCGCCGACCCGAAGATCATCAACGCGTCGCGGCGGCTGCGCATCGCCAACGGCTCGGGCGTCACGGTGTCCGAGGTCAACCAGCTGGTGGACCGCTTCTTCGAGGCCCGCAAGATGATGTCGTCGATGCTCGGCGGCATGGGCATCCCCGGCATCGGCCGCAAGTCGGCGACGCGAAAGTCCAAGGGCGCCAAGGGTAAGGCGGGCAAGAAGGGCAAGAAGGCCGGACGCGGCCCGACGCCGCCGAAGGCGCGCAACCCGCTGATGCAGGGCATGCCGGCCGGATTCCCCGACCTGTCGCAGATGCCCGAAGGCCTCAACGAGCTGCCGCCCGGCCTGGCCGACTTCGACCTGTCCAAGCTGAAGTTCCCCGGAAAGAACTAG
- a CDS encoding metal-dependent hydrolase family protein: protein MHVRGVGLPDETEIELWIVDGRISAEPVAGADTVFDGGWILPGLVDAHCHVGLGDHGEIPLDDAIAQAEIERDVGALLLRDCGSPTDTRSLDDRDDLPRIIRAGKHLARPKRYAAGFSRELDDEWQLPDAVAQEAKRGDGWVKLVGDWIDRGVGDLAPLWSDEVLKAAIETAHAHGARVTAHVFSEDALPGLINAGIDCIEHGTGLTDDTIELMVERGTVLVPTLVNIVENFPGIAEAAAKYPAYAAHMRDLHARGLSRIAAAREAGVPIYAGSDAGTMVAPGRIADEVEALKSIGMTPTDALGAACWDARRWLGRPALDHGASADLLCYSSDPRSGAAVLKSPDLIMLRGKIFRSPAG from the coding sequence ATGCACGTGCGGGGCGTGGGGCTGCCCGACGAAACCGAGATCGAACTGTGGATCGTCGACGGCCGCATCAGCGCCGAACCGGTCGCCGGCGCCGACACCGTCTTCGACGGGGGCTGGATCCTGCCCGGGCTGGTCGACGCCCACTGCCACGTCGGCCTCGGTGATCACGGCGAGATCCCGCTGGACGACGCAATCGCGCAGGCCGAGATCGAACGTGACGTCGGCGCGCTGCTGTTGCGGGACTGCGGCTCGCCCACCGACACCCGCAGCCTCGACGACCGCGACGATCTGCCCCGCATCATCCGCGCCGGTAAGCACCTGGCCAGACCCAAGCGGTACGCGGCGGGCTTCTCGCGCGAGCTGGACGACGAATGGCAGCTGCCCGACGCGGTGGCGCAGGAGGCGAAGCGCGGCGACGGCTGGGTCAAGCTGGTCGGCGACTGGATCGACCGCGGCGTCGGCGATCTGGCCCCGCTGTGGTCCGACGAGGTGCTCAAGGCCGCCATCGAGACGGCGCACGCGCACGGTGCCCGGGTCACCGCGCACGTCTTCAGCGAGGACGCGCTGCCCGGCCTGATCAACGCCGGCATCGACTGCATCGAGCACGGCACCGGCCTGACCGACGACACCATCGAGTTGATGGTCGAGCGCGGGACCGTGCTGGTCCCGACGCTGGTCAACATCGTGGAGAACTTCCCCGGGATCGCCGAGGCCGCCGCGAAGTATCCGGCGTACGCGGCACACATGCGCGACCTGCACGCTCGCGGCCTGTCCCGGATCGCCGCGGCCCGCGAGGCGGGCGTGCCGATCTACGCCGGCAGCGACGCGGGCACCATGGTGGCGCCCGGGCGCATCGCCGACGAGGTCGAGGCGCTCAAGAGCATCGGGATGACCCCGACAGACGCGCTGGGCGCGGCGTGCTGGGACGCGCGCCGCTGGCTCGGCCGGCCCGCCCTCGATCACGGCGCATCGGCGGACCTGCTGTGCTACTCGAGCGACCCGCGCTCGGGCGCCGCCGTGCTGAAGAGTCCCGACCTGATCATGCTGCGCGGCAAGATCTTTCGTTCACCGGCCGGTTAG
- a CDS encoding [protein-PII] uridylyltransferase, which translates to MGGTESACGAVDLAASRRQLLSEGGKLHAAELRHAWLDLHESWLMAKAAEIGIAEDSGFAVVGIGGLGRHELLPHSDLDLMLLHDNKSDDVLGKVADKLWYPLWDANVRLDHSVRTVSGALSVANADMIAALGMLDARHIAGDARLSDELIAGARRQWRSAIRSRMNELVEMTQARWDRCGRIAQRAEPDLKSGRGGLRDVQLLDALGVAQLIDRHGMARPESPGGSLDDAHLTLLDVRTELHRVSGRGRDQLQAQYADEISDALHIGDRFDLARKLSDAGRTIAYHTETGIRTAENALPRRGVTALVRRPKRRPLDEGVVEYAGEIVLARDARPDTDVGLVLRVAAASADTGLPIGAATLSRLAASAPEMPVPWPREALDDLLVVLSAGPTTVATIEALDRTGLWGRLLPEWDAIRDLPPRDVAHKWTVDRHVIETAVNAAPLSTRVARPDLLALGALLHDIGKGRGVDHSVLGAGLALEIGPRLGMPPIEVELLAQLVRHHLLLPMVATRSDLNDPNTIERVVKALGGDALLLEVLHALTEADSKATGPGVWSEWKASLIEDLVRRCRLVMAGESLPEVEPAAPQYLSLAVDRGVHVDIKPSGGERLDVVMAAPDQRGLVSKAAAVLALNSLRIHSASASTHEGFAIVEFVASPLFGSPPEAGLLRQQFTGALAGDVDVLGTLEKRDSDAVSAATSRAGEVQVGVPVTRSSAPPRILWVDSASPDQLIVEVRAMDRLGLLALLTRALERAGTDIVWAKVNTFGSTAADVFCVTVSAEAADAAGDAEHGARDVVEQGLLAVLGGPAVEVLEEPVGD; encoded by the coding sequence CTGGGCGGGACAGAAAGCGCCTGCGGGGCAGTCGATCTGGCTGCCTCGCGGCGCCAACTGCTATCTGAGGGCGGCAAGTTGCACGCCGCCGAACTGCGGCACGCCTGGCTGGATCTGCACGAATCGTGGTTGATGGCAAAGGCCGCCGAGATCGGAATCGCCGAAGACAGCGGCTTCGCGGTCGTCGGGATCGGGGGCCTCGGGCGCCATGAGCTGTTGCCGCATTCCGATCTTGATCTAATGCTGTTGCACGACAACAAGTCCGACGATGTGCTGGGCAAGGTCGCCGACAAATTGTGGTATCCGTTGTGGGACGCCAACGTTCGGCTCGACCACAGCGTGCGGACCGTCTCCGGGGCCTTGAGCGTCGCCAATGCCGACATGATCGCGGCGCTGGGCATGCTGGATGCCCGCCACATCGCGGGCGACGCGCGGCTCTCCGACGAGTTGATCGCCGGGGCACGACGCCAGTGGCGCAGCGCAATTCGCTCACGCATGAACGAGCTCGTCGAGATGACGCAAGCCCGCTGGGACCGGTGCGGCCGCATCGCGCAACGCGCCGAGCCGGACCTGAAGTCGGGTCGCGGCGGCCTTCGCGACGTGCAACTGCTCGACGCGCTGGGCGTGGCCCAGCTGATCGACCGCCACGGCATGGCGCGTCCGGAATCGCCGGGGGGTTCCCTCGACGATGCCCACCTGACGCTGCTCGACGTGCGCACCGAGCTGCACCGGGTGTCGGGGCGCGGACGCGACCAGCTGCAGGCCCAATACGCGGACGAGATCAGCGACGCCCTGCATATCGGGGACCGATTCGACTTGGCGCGCAAGCTATCCGATGCCGGACGCACCATCGCCTACCACACGGAGACGGGCATTCGGACCGCCGAGAACGCGCTGCCGCGCCGCGGGGTGACGGCGCTGGTGCGCCGCCCCAAGCGCCGCCCGCTGGACGAAGGCGTCGTCGAATATGCCGGCGAGATCGTGCTTGCCCGCGACGCACGCCCCGATACCGACGTGGGTCTGGTGTTGCGGGTGGCCGCCGCTTCGGCCGACACCGGCCTGCCGATCGGCGCCGCCACGCTGAGCCGGCTGGCCGCCAGCGCGCCGGAGATGCCTGTGCCGTGGCCGCGAGAGGCGTTGGACGACTTGCTGGTTGTGCTGTCCGCCGGCCCGACCACGGTGGCGACCATCGAGGCGCTCGACCGCACCGGGCTGTGGGGCCGGCTGCTGCCCGAATGGGACGCCATCCGCGACCTGCCGCCCCGCGATGTCGCGCACAAGTGGACGGTGGACCGCCACGTCATCGAGACGGCCGTCAACGCCGCACCGCTGTCCACCCGGGTCGCGCGGCCCGACCTGCTCGCGCTCGGCGCGCTGCTGCATGACATCGGCAAGGGCCGCGGCGTCGACCACAGCGTGCTCGGGGCCGGCCTGGCGCTCGAGATCGGCCCCAGGCTGGGCATGCCGCCGATCGAGGTCGAGCTGCTGGCGCAACTGGTGCGCCACCACCTGCTGCTGCCGATGGTGGCCACCCGCAGCGACCTCAATGACCCCAACACCATTGAGCGGGTGGTCAAAGCGCTGGGCGGGGATGCGCTGCTGCTCGAAGTGCTGCACGCGCTGACCGAGGCGGATTCCAAGGCCACCGGCCCCGGGGTATGGAGCGAGTGGAAGGCGTCGCTGATCGAGGACCTGGTCCGGCGCTGCCGGCTGGTGATGGCGGGGGAGTCGCTGCCTGAGGTGGAACCCGCTGCACCCCAATATCTTTCGTTGGCCGTGGACCGCGGCGTGCATGTGGACATCAAGCCCAGTGGCGGTGAGCGCCTGGACGTGGTGATGGCCGCACCGGATCAGCGGGGGCTGGTATCCAAGGCCGCCGCGGTGCTGGCGCTCAACTCGCTGCGCATCCATTCGGCCTCGGCCAGCACCCACGAGGGATTCGCGATCGTCGAATTCGTGGCGTCGCCGCTGTTCGGTTCGCCGCCGGAAGCGGGACTGCTGCGCCAGCAGTTCACCGGCGCGCTAGCCGGTGACGTCGACGTGCTGGGCACGCTGGAGAAGCGCGACAGCGACGCCGTCAGCGCGGCGACCAGCCGGGCCGGCGAGGTCCAGGTCGGGGTGCCCGTCACCCGGTCGAGCGCGCCGCCCCGCATCCTGTGGGTCGACTCCGCCTCACCCGACCAGCTGATCGTCGAGGTCCGCGCGATGGACCGGCTCGGGCTGCTCGCGCTGCTGACCCGGGCGCTGGAACGGGCCGGCACCGACATCGTCTGGGCGAAGGTCAACACCTTCGGCTCGACGGCGGCCGACGTGTTCTGCGTGACGGTGTCGGCCGAGGCGGCCGACGCGGCCGGAGACGCCGAGCACGGCGCGCGGGACGTGGTCGAGCAGGGCCTGCTGGCCGTGCTGGGCGGGCCGGCGGTCGAGGTGCTCGAGGAGCCCGTCGGCGACTGA